The Shewanella sp. KX20019 genome window below encodes:
- a CDS encoding ammonia-forming cytochrome c nitrite reductase subunit c552, with the protein MSVKILAKVVSAFLFVSLTSVASLAQASEPSVAAKEQAARDASLKEKFPVQYKSWLETSEQTEREDMLASYPAAIILWAGSSFAKEYHSPRGHHFAVADVTHTLRTGVPPKAGDKGLSASCWTCKTPDAPRLMNELGTEGFSAKNFTELGTEVNSVVYCTDCHVDGKAELALPRPHAQDAMAKVHLPFEKQDNNMKGAQVCGQCHVTYYFQPERSNKVNIPWIFGNSVDDIEKYYDTRRFYEWIHPISQTPILKARHPEFEHWSSSKHADAGVTCITCHMPETKDEQGNTFTSHKVSKALDHFDEVCQSCHKSEQKIVSALESNKTTINAKAREVEGLLVKAHYEAAAAWDAGGTWPQMNDAIMAIRHSQWRWDFAMASHGLYAHNPELGNTLLDTSLEQVKYARHLLDEILKKFAVKSVSYPDISSKAAAHAAVGIELEKLTEAKKQFIKEDVDKNWSEVSRHGYE; encoded by the coding sequence ATGAGTGTAAAAATATTAGCTAAAGTGGTCAGTGCTTTTTTGTTTGTGTCTTTGACTAGCGTTGCTAGTTTAGCGCAAGCTTCAGAGCCGAGTGTTGCAGCAAAAGAGCAAGCTGCGCGTGATGCGAGTTTAAAAGAGAAGTTTCCAGTGCAGTATAAAAGCTGGCTAGAAACCTCGGAGCAAACAGAGCGCGAAGATATGTTAGCTAGTTATCCAGCCGCTATCATCTTGTGGGCAGGATCTTCGTTTGCCAAAGAGTATCATAGCCCTCGTGGTCACCATTTTGCAGTCGCGGATGTGACACATACTTTGCGCACTGGTGTGCCGCCTAAAGCGGGTGACAAAGGTTTATCAGCCAGTTGCTGGACCTGTAAAACACCTGATGCTCCGCGATTAATGAATGAGCTCGGTACCGAAGGCTTCTCTGCGAAAAATTTTACTGAGTTAGGCACTGAAGTGAATAGCGTAGTGTATTGCACTGATTGTCATGTTGATGGCAAGGCTGAATTGGCCTTACCCCGCCCTCATGCTCAGGATGCGATGGCGAAAGTGCATCTTCCTTTTGAAAAGCAAGATAACAACATGAAAGGCGCCCAAGTGTGTGGCCAGTGCCATGTGACTTACTATTTTCAGCCAGAGCGCAGTAACAAAGTAAATATCCCTTGGATTTTTGGTAACAGTGTTGACGATATAGAGAAGTACTACGATACCCGTCGTTTTTACGAGTGGATCCATCCTATTTCTCAAACCCCGATCTTAAAAGCACGTCATCCAGAGTTTGAACACTGGAGCAGCAGTAAACATGCTGACGCTGGGGTGACTTGTATTACTTGTCACATGCCTGAAACTAAAGATGAGCAAGGCAATACGTTTACCAGTCATAAAGTGAGTAAGGCGCTGGACCATTTTGATGAGGTTTGTCAAAGCTGTCACAAGAGCGAGCAAAAAATTGTCAGCGCACTTGAGAGTAACAAAACAACGATTAATGCTAAGGCACGTGAAGTTGAAGGCTTATTGGTAAAAGCGCATTACGAAGCTGCTGCTGCGTGGGATGCTGGTGGAACTTGGCCGCAAATGAACGACGCTATAATGGCTATTCGTCATTCGCAATGGCGTTGGGATTTCGCTATGGCATCTCATGGTTTATACGCCCATAACCCAGAATTGGGCAATACATTGCTTGATACTTCACTTGAGCAAGTTAAATATGCGCGCCATTTACTCGATGAAATCCTCAAGAAGTTTGCTGTAAAGAGTGTCAGTTACCCTGATATTAGCTCGAAAGCAGCAGCCCATGCCGCCGTTGGTATTGAGCTTGAAAAGCTAACGGAAGCGAAGAAACAGTTTATCAAAGAGGACGTTGATAAGAATTGGTCTGAAGTGAGCCGCCACGGTTATGAGTAG
- a CDS encoding NAD(P)H-dependent oxidoreductase, producing MADTTKRILVLYAHPSQERSEINKPLFRATQQQENVTAIDLYAEYPTFRINVDKEQQQLRDHDVIIFMFPLYWYSTPAILKEWQDLVLEYDFAYGANGNALEGKTFMCAISAGGSETAYQADGYNHFTLRELLHPLEQTACLTGMTYLAPFALFCARSAFEENRLQSHITDWKRILLALSNNTLDIAQAKTLQKLNENLNILIKD from the coding sequence ATGGCTGATACAACAAAAAGGATCCTGGTACTCTACGCTCACCCCTCGCAAGAGCGTTCGGAGATCAATAAACCGCTATTTCGCGCCACCCAACAACAAGAAAATGTGACCGCGATTGATCTATATGCTGAATACCCCACATTTAGGATCAACGTAGATAAAGAGCAGCAACAGCTTCGAGACCATGATGTCATCATCTTTATGTTTCCACTTTACTGGTACTCCACACCTGCAATTTTAAAAGAGTGGCAAGATCTGGTACTCGAATATGACTTTGCCTACGGAGCAAACGGTAATGCCTTGGAGGGGAAAACCTTTATGTGCGCCATTAGTGCAGGTGGAAGTGAAACAGCCTATCAGGCTGATGGTTACAACCACTTTACATTAAGAGAGTTACTTCATCCCTTAGAGCAAACAGCATGCCTTACTGGTATGACTTACCTTGCACCTTTTGCACTATTTTGTGCCCGCAGTGCTTTTGAAGAAAACCGTCTGCAATCGCATATCACTGATTGGAAAAGGATCTTATTAGCGCTAAGTAATAATACTCTAGATATTGCACAAGCAAAAACACTCCAAAAGCTGAATGAAAACCTTAACATCTTGATAAAGGACTGA
- a CDS encoding monovalent cation:proton antiporter-2 (CPA2) family protein, whose amino-acid sequence MTAYFIQAFIYLSAAVIAVPLAKRLGLGSVLGYLIAGVVIGPIAGLVGSETSTLQHFAEFGVVMMLFLVGLELEPRMLWNMRHKLIGLGGLQVGLSTIVVMGIAFAFGFNWSIALTVGMVFSLSSTAIVLQTFNEKNLTKTEGGKNAFSVLLFQDIAVIPMLALIPLLALPELIEKAQSAAATAAQKHEEISLVAGLPGWAYGIVVLLAIAIVVVGGHYLSRPLFRYVASSKLREIFTAAALMLVIGIAALMSLVGLSPALGTFLAGVVLANSEFRHELESVIEPFKGLLLGLFFITVGAGINFEVLASNAGPVMAMTLGVIFIKAMVLLLLAMIFKIKNSDRWLFALSLAQAGEFGFVLLSYTVQNHVIPVDLAQILSLVVAISMFLTPGLFILFDKVILPRYEQTENTREPDVIDEKGTVIIAGVGRFGQIVNRLLVTNGFKTVVLDHEAQQVENLRKINTKSFYGDATQPDLLHTAGIAEAKMLVIAIDNPDRAVELTEYIKHTYPNVIVLARAFDRSSLYRLRKAGADFMVSETFHSALQLGKHALTKLGVHPFKAEQQRAIFFETEMAHKDTLYESWKMFAEDDKHLVHYRDMFMQLEETLSAAMKDERYRSFSKMERGWTPPPKENHTVFSKSEADEA is encoded by the coding sequence ATGACCGCTTATTTTATACAAGCTTTTATCTACTTATCGGCCGCAGTGATAGCAGTACCTCTTGCTAAACGTCTAGGTTTGGGGTCTGTACTAGGGTATTTGATTGCCGGTGTTGTTATTGGACCAATAGCAGGCTTAGTCGGCAGTGAAACAAGTACCTTGCAGCACTTTGCCGAATTTGGCGTAGTGATGATGCTATTTCTGGTGGGCTTAGAGTTAGAACCTCGCATGCTGTGGAATATGCGCCATAAGCTCATAGGTCTAGGGGGGCTTCAAGTTGGACTCTCTACAATAGTGGTGATGGGCATTGCATTCGCCTTTGGTTTTAATTGGAGTATTGCGCTTACGGTTGGTATGGTTTTTTCACTGTCCTCAACCGCGATTGTGCTGCAAACCTTCAATGAAAAGAACCTGACTAAAACAGAAGGCGGGAAAAACGCATTCTCTGTTCTACTATTTCAAGATATCGCCGTCATCCCTATGTTGGCGTTGATCCCACTACTTGCTCTGCCAGAGCTCATTGAAAAAGCACAATCAGCCGCAGCAACTGCCGCTCAGAAACATGAAGAGATATCTTTAGTTGCAGGGCTCCCTGGTTGGGCCTATGGCATTGTGGTATTACTCGCAATAGCCATTGTCGTTGTCGGTGGACATTACTTAAGCCGACCATTATTTCGTTACGTTGCAAGCTCTAAATTACGAGAGATTTTCACTGCAGCAGCTTTAATGTTGGTCATAGGTATTGCGGCGCTGATGAGCCTTGTGGGGCTATCTCCGGCCTTAGGCACCTTCTTAGCTGGGGTAGTGTTGGCTAACAGTGAATTTAGGCATGAACTTGAGTCTGTGATCGAACCGTTTAAGGGTTTATTGCTCGGCCTGTTTTTTATCACTGTGGGGGCAGGTATCAATTTTGAGGTTCTTGCCAGCAATGCAGGTCCAGTCATGGCGATGACCTTAGGTGTTATTTTCATTAAGGCGATGGTGTTACTGCTGTTGGCGATGATATTTAAGATCAAAAATAGCGACCGTTGGTTGTTTGCTCTAAGCCTTGCACAAGCCGGCGAGTTTGGATTTGTACTGTTAAGCTATACCGTACAGAATCATGTTATTCCGGTCGATTTAGCACAAATACTCTCTCTAGTGGTGGCAATTTCGATGTTCCTCACCCCTGGACTGTTTATTCTGTTTGATAAAGTTATTTTACCTCGCTACGAGCAAACAGAAAACACCCGTGAGCCTGATGTTATCGATGAAAAAGGCACGGTCATCATTGCCGGTGTAGGCCGATTTGGTCAAATAGTCAATCGCCTTTTAGTAACCAATGGCTTTAAAACTGTCGTGCTAGATCATGAGGCTCAGCAAGTTGAAAACCTCAGGAAGATTAACACCAAAAGTTTTTATGGCGACGCGACGCAACCCGACTTATTGCATACAGCAGGTATAGCGGAAGCCAAGATGTTAGTCATAGCCATCGATAATCCAGACCGAGCGGTCGAGCTCACCGAATACATAAAACACACCTACCCTAACGTTATTGTTCTCGCCAGAGCATTTGATAGAAGTAGTCTATATCGACTGCGTAAAGCGGGTGCCGATTTCATGGTCAGTGAGACCTTTCACTCCGCACTGCAACTGGGTAAACACGCATTAACTAAACTTGGGGTTCATCCATTTAAGGCTGAGCAGCAACGAGCGATATTTTTTGAGACAGAGATGGCCCATAAAGATACTCTCTACGAGTCTTGGAAAATGTTTGCAGAGGATGATAAACATTTAGTCCATTACCGCGACATGTTCATGCAATTGGAAGAGACACTAAGCGCAGCGATGAAGGATGAGCGCTATCGCAGCTTTTCAAAAATGGAGCGTGGCTGGACGCCACCACCTAAAGAAAATCATACCGTATTTTCAAAATCTGAGGCTGATGAGGCGTAG
- the hpf gene encoding ribosome hibernation-promoting factor, HPF/YfiA family has product MKINLSGHHVDVTDVVRQHVQEKFSKIESHFPTLIALDIIISKEHSEFQVEIRTNYEGSRISSSGNDAVMYPAITSAAKKLDAALKHRKGQLKADLHSKPIVTTPEIAHEKVQEMNLS; this is encoded by the coding sequence ATGAAAATAAATCTTTCTGGTCACCACGTTGATGTTACTGATGTTGTTAGGCAGCATGTCCAAGAGAAGTTTTCGAAGATAGAGAGTCATTTTCCAACCCTGATCGCACTCGATATTATTATTTCTAAAGAGCATAGCGAATTCCAGGTTGAAATTAGAACCAATTACGAGGGAAGTCGAATATCATCGTCTGGTAATGACGCTGTGATGTATCCAGCAATTACCAGCGCCGCTAAAAAACTCGATGCGGCACTAAAGCATCGTAAAGGCCAACTAAAGGCTGATCTACATTCAAAGCCGATTGTTACTACTCCTGAGATAGCTCATGAAAAAGTTCAAGAGATGAACTTAAGCTAA
- a CDS encoding carbon storage regulator — protein MLILTRSVNSAIILSNIYDEYGNSLGEIEINIFKDNRIGVKADKSIDIVRAETLETERD, from the coding sequence ATGTTAATTCTGACCCGTTCAGTGAACAGTGCAATTATTCTCAGTAATATTTACGATGAATATGGCAACTCGTTAGGTGAAATAGAGATCAATATCTTTAAAGATAACCGTATAGGGGTGAAAGCAGATAAATCCATTGATATCGTTCGAGCAGAAACCCTAGAAACCGAGCGAGATTGA
- a CDS encoding NnrS family protein codes for MLNIDDPAATEKIPALFRLGFRPFFLGGALVAMLFVPLWLLTWFFPELSLFQTDFWVKVVPLWWHPHEMLFGFALAIVCGFLLTSVQTWTNQPGMKGWALAFTFGCWLTARLMLLLPVSIPLWMPAIFDSLFLGLTALKLWRCVYKVKQWHNIGFPIMLVAALSINLLSYYALSSRDFSLSLQIWQAMIWWLGLLITIVGGRVIPFFTAIRIKQTKPTPIAMIEKSLIVVMVALVIQAISKVLPLAVEQALLLIAGVLHLVRWLRWFPHKTLKEPMLWSLHIAYLFLPITLLALAANIHDTMVYRHLIHLFAIGTLAGICLSMISRVSLGHTSRNIYEGPNMTVAFLCIPIAAILRALMPIIAPEQYQLWLWMAGAFWSLAFAMFVVNYASILSKPRIDGRPG; via the coding sequence ATGTTAAATATCGATGATCCCGCCGCAACAGAAAAAATCCCCGCCCTGTTTAGGTTAGGTTTTAGACCCTTTTTTCTGGGAGGGGCCTTGGTGGCTATGCTGTTTGTCCCGCTTTGGCTACTGACATGGTTTTTCCCTGAGCTGAGTTTATTTCAGACCGACTTTTGGGTAAAAGTGGTGCCGCTATGGTGGCACCCCCATGAGATGTTGTTTGGCTTTGCGCTGGCAATCGTGTGTGGTTTTTTGCTGACATCGGTGCAGACCTGGACAAATCAACCTGGGATGAAAGGCTGGGCATTGGCATTTACCTTTGGCTGTTGGTTGACAGCGCGACTGATGTTGCTATTACCTGTTTCAATTCCACTGTGGATGCCAGCCATATTTGACTCACTATTTTTAGGACTCACAGCATTAAAGCTCTGGCGTTGTGTCTATAAAGTTAAACAATGGCACAATATTGGCTTTCCCATCATGCTGGTGGCAGCTTTATCGATAAACCTACTTAGTTATTATGCGTTAAGTAGCAGAGACTTCTCGCTTAGCCTACAGATATGGCAAGCGATGATATGGTGGTTAGGCTTACTTATCACGATAGTGGGCGGGCGAGTTATTCCGTTTTTTACTGCAATAAGAATTAAGCAAACCAAGCCTACACCAATCGCTATGATTGAAAAAAGCCTTATTGTCGTTATGGTTGCATTGGTTATTCAAGCCATTAGTAAAGTGTTACCGTTGGCGGTTGAGCAAGCTCTATTGCTTATCGCCGGAGTGCTACACCTTGTTCGTTGGTTACGCTGGTTTCCTCACAAAACCCTTAAAGAACCTATGCTGTGGTCTTTACACATAGCGTATCTCTTTTTGCCAATAACCCTGTTAGCGCTAGCTGCAAACATTCATGACACTATGGTATACCGTCATTTGATCCATCTATTTGCTATCGGTACTTTAGCGGGTATTTGCTTGTCGATGATTTCAAGAGTATCGCTTGGCCACACTAGCCGAAATATCTATGAAGGTCCGAATATGACGGTTGCCTTTTTATGTATTCCTATCGCAGCAATATTAAGAGCATTGATGCCAATCATTGCGCCCGAGCAATACCAATTGTGGCTGTGGATGGCAGGCGCATTTTGGTCTTTAGCGTTTGCTATGTTTGTGGTGAACTATGCTTCAATTCTGTCAAAACCACGAATCGATGGACGTCCAGGTTAG
- a CDS encoding TonB-dependent hemoglobin/transferrin/lactoferrin family receptor — MMKQLSVKLLSAAIAAALAPQAIAEEALNKESNFHEIIVISGSRMEQTLDQVAGSVVVIDEEAIARNMSTDFSTLFRTEAAVDVKGGAGKPSSVTIRGIGGNRVMMVKDGVRVNSQYASPLGPGAEGTGRGLTEVEGLKQVEVLKAAASTMYGSDALGGVLVMTSKDADDYLRGDDVYFSANAGYTGMNDEYSGGFTAAFSAGDFDNLVSYQRRYGEEQQNYDETLPLSDLITDSMLVKSKYHFNEHTNIQLTVDYMNQQMERWEDDLEDKQSIDYDRQTQALNTSLRLRSDKDRVIHDSVDFVLYYGKTDQSEDRQYYDGSQGYERDIYEQRDYQFAEYRVGFASTFSKAIELTSHSHNLIYGLDIEQSEMSRPRDYQVKDNSGNWLPSDTDTFSFADTESLRVGAFIQDDITFYQGKLNAILGLRYDYYENTPDQQQAEDTGRDPEDFAAMTGDFWSPKLGLVYHITDNLNVYSQYAYGYKMPTPDQKWGEMEIKDGKMPFPVKINANYDLESESSHTIELGIRGHHGDTQYEFTTFYTQANDYIDWEFVGCGASSCFGMPNVLEYRYINYDKVTLYGAEASFSQWLNDDIEIWGNIAYTHGEDQNGDYLNSVSPLKGNVGINYYTEIASKELDFGMTVRFSDNMDRTTDLTIFPVGDGFNEVYNTAGYAIFDLTANLIISDSWNLRAGVYNLFDTEYIEYADVAGQSKYLMSNLGVTEETYSQPGRYFNVKLNYQF; from the coding sequence ATGATGAAGCAGCTTTCGGTTAAATTACTTAGCGCAGCTATTGCTGCAGCCCTAGCTCCACAGGCTATAGCGGAGGAGGCCCTAAATAAAGAGTCTAATTTTCATGAAATTATCGTGATCTCTGGCTCTAGAATGGAGCAAACATTAGATCAGGTTGCAGGATCGGTTGTGGTTATCGACGAAGAAGCGATCGCCCGCAATATGAGCACCGATTTTTCGACCTTATTTAGAACAGAAGCTGCTGTTGATGTAAAAGGCGGTGCGGGTAAACCAAGTTCGGTCACTATTCGTGGTATCGGTGGAAACCGGGTGATGATGGTGAAAGATGGGGTACGTGTAAACAGTCAGTACGCTTCACCATTGGGTCCTGGGGCTGAGGGAACTGGGCGTGGCTTGACTGAGGTGGAAGGGCTTAAGCAAGTCGAGGTGCTAAAAGCGGCAGCTTCGACTATGTATGGCTCAGATGCCTTAGGTGGCGTACTTGTGATGACCTCTAAAGATGCTGATGATTATCTGAGAGGTGATGACGTGTACTTCTCTGCAAATGCTGGCTATACCGGTATGAACGATGAATACTCAGGCGGTTTTACGGCGGCTTTTTCCGCTGGAGATTTTGATAATTTAGTCAGTTATCAACGTCGCTACGGTGAAGAGCAGCAAAACTATGATGAAACACTGCCGTTAAGCGATCTGATAACCGATAGTATGCTGGTTAAGAGCAAATATCATTTTAACGAGCACACCAATATACAGCTAACAGTTGATTATATGAATCAGCAGATGGAACGCTGGGAGGATGACCTAGAGGATAAACAGTCAATAGATTATGATCGACAAACTCAGGCATTAAACACCTCTTTGAGACTGCGTTCTGATAAGGACCGAGTCATTCATGATAGTGTCGATTTTGTACTTTATTACGGTAAAACAGACCAATCTGAAGATCGCCAATATTATGATGGTAGCCAAGGCTATGAGCGTGATATCTATGAACAGCGAGACTATCAATTTGCTGAATATCGGGTCGGTTTTGCCAGTACATTTAGTAAAGCCATCGAGCTAACTAGCCACAGCCATAACCTTATTTATGGATTGGATATTGAGCAGTCAGAGATGAGCCGTCCAAGAGATTATCAAGTCAAAGATAACAGTGGCAATTGGCTCCCCTCTGACACGGATACCTTCTCTTTTGCTGATACAGAAAGTCTACGCGTTGGTGCATTTATACAAGATGATATTACCTTCTACCAAGGCAAGCTTAATGCCATATTAGGCCTACGTTACGATTACTATGAAAACACCCCAGATCAACAACAAGCTGAAGATACAGGTCGTGATCCTGAAGATTTTGCGGCGATGACAGGTGATTTTTGGTCACCAAAGTTAGGTCTGGTGTACCACATTACTGATAACCTTAACGTGTATAGCCAGTATGCTTATGGATATAAGATGCCGACCCCTGATCAGAAGTGGGGTGAGATGGAGATTAAAGATGGCAAGATGCCATTCCCGGTTAAGATCAATGCCAACTATGACTTAGAGTCTGAGTCTAGCCACACTATTGAACTTGGTATTCGTGGTCATCACGGTGATACCCAGTATGAGTTTACGACTTTCTATACACAGGCTAATGACTACATCGATTGGGAGTTTGTTGGTTGCGGCGCTAGTTCATGCTTTGGCATGCCTAATGTACTCGAATACCGCTATATCAACTATGACAAAGTGACCCTATACGGCGCAGAAGCCTCCTTCAGCCAGTGGTTAAACGATGATATCGAAATTTGGGGCAATATTGCTTATACCCATGGGGAAGATCAAAACGGTGATTACCTCAACTCAGTGAGCCCGCTGAAAGGTAATGTCGGTATCAACTATTACACTGAAATTGCAAGTAAAGAGCTGGATTTCGGTATGACAGTACGCTTCTCCGATAATATGGATAGAACCACAGATCTCACCATCTTTCCGGTAGGTGATGGTTTCAATGAGGTTTATAACACCGCTGGCTATGCAATATTCGATCTTACTGCCAACCTAATCATCAGTGATAGCTGGAATCTACGTGCGGGTGTTTATAACCTGTTTGATACCGAGTATATCGAGTATGCGGATGTTGCCGGCCAGTCTAAATACCTGATGTCTAACCTAGGGGTAACTGAAGAGACTTATAGCCAGCCGGGTCGCTACTTCAACGTCAAATTAAACTATCAGTTTTAA